The Brachybacterium huguangmaarense genome contains a region encoding:
- a CDS encoding mechanosensitive ion channel family protein: MDFDWLLSDGEADQAVSLLDSFLTWLATSGVRILLIIVVAVVLRVVLRWLIGRFFRTMMDSGTALSSVTNAVVRRDKRELKQAQARREQRAETLSNVAVNVASAVIGLVAVVMILSEVGVNVAPIIASLGVAGLAAGIGAQTIIKDLIAGVVMLFEDIIAVGDVVDLEYATGTVVNINLRVTQVRSLDGALWTVRNGEIVRIANMSRGYSNAVVQLDISNQARNAQVSEVLGSVVDAIWDDESWHELLIEKPTVSGILSVDGARFQRRIVAKVQPGQQWAVEQDLRQRVRVAFSDAGIEFAMPRVAEPAA, encoded by the coding sequence ATGGATTTCGACTGGCTCCTCTCCGACGGCGAGGCCGACCAGGCCGTCTCGCTGCTGGACTCGTTCCTCACCTGGCTCGCCACGAGCGGCGTGCGGATCCTGCTGATCATCGTCGTCGCGGTCGTGCTGCGCGTCGTCCTGCGCTGGCTGATCGGCCGCTTCTTCCGCACCATGATGGACTCCGGGACCGCGCTGTCCTCGGTCACCAACGCCGTGGTCCGTCGTGACAAGCGCGAGCTCAAGCAGGCCCAGGCCCGCCGCGAGCAGCGGGCCGAGACCCTCTCCAACGTCGCCGTGAACGTCGCCTCGGCCGTCATCGGCCTCGTCGCGGTCGTCATGATCCTGTCCGAGGTCGGCGTCAACGTCGCCCCCATCATCGCGAGCCTCGGCGTCGCCGGCCTGGCCGCCGGCATCGGCGCGCAGACCATCATCAAGGACCTGATCGCGGGCGTCGTGATGCTGTTCGAGGACATCATCGCCGTCGGCGACGTCGTGGACCTCGAGTACGCGACCGGCACCGTCGTGAACATCAACCTCCGCGTCACCCAGGTGCGCAGCCTCGACGGGGCCCTGTGGACCGTTCGCAACGGCGAGATCGTGCGGATCGCCAACATGTCCCGCGGCTACTCCAACGCCGTGGTCCAGCTCGACATCTCCAACCAGGCGCGCAACGCCCAGGTGAGCGAGGTGCTCGGCTCCGTCGTCGACGCGATCTGGGACGACGAGAGCTGGCACGAGCTGCTGATCGAGAAGCCGACCGTCTCGGGCATCCTCTCGGTCGACGGGGCGAGGTTCCAGCGCCGCATCGTCGCCAAGGTCCAGCCCGGCCAGCAGTGGGCGGTCGAGCAGGACCTGCGCCAGCGGGTGCGGGTGGCCTTCTCCGACGCCGGCATCGAGTTCGCGATGCCCCGCGTGGCGGAGCCCGCCGCGTGA
- a CDS encoding globin encodes MTIPLRPSGPTGPEGDPQQTFYEAVGGHDTFVALVDRFYEGVATDPLLRPMYPEADLAGARERLTLFLEQYWGGPKTYGERRGHPRLRIRHAVFPVSPAARDAWLGHMNAAVDALELPPLHAETLRDYLERAAHSLVNTVDGGQAPLAGQQIPGTLD; translated from the coding sequence ATGACCATCCCCCTGCGCCCCTCCGGCCCGACCGGGCCCGAGGGCGATCCCCAGCAGACCTTCTACGAGGCCGTCGGCGGGCACGACACCTTCGTCGCCCTCGTCGACCGCTTCTACGAGGGCGTCGCGACCGACCCGCTGCTGCGGCCGATGTACCCCGAGGCCGATCTCGCCGGCGCACGCGAGCGCCTCACCCTGTTCCTCGAGCAGTACTGGGGCGGCCCCAAGACCTACGGGGAGCGACGCGGCCACCCGCGCCTGCGGATCCGTCACGCCGTGTTCCCGGTCTCGCCCGCCGCGCGCGACGCGTGGCTGGGCCACATGAACGCGGCGGTCGACGCGCTCGAGCTGCCGCCCCTGCACGCCGAGACCCTCCGGGACTACCTCGAGCGGGCCGCGCACTCGCTCGTCAACACCGTCGACGGCGGCCAGGCGCCGCTGGCCGGGCAGCAGATCCCGGGCACGCTGGACTGA
- a CDS encoding acyl-CoA thioesterase — protein sequence MAHLDITVPMRWSDIDGYGHVNNSAMLTLLEEARIRAFWGAPDEQIALGAEVLPSALPTYDSGSTVHTVVASNRIEYARELGFRRDAVIVRLWLSRIGGASLTIDYQVLTRDDPEGTSPYATARTVIVLVDAATGRPTRIDADLRASLRDYEGEPLRFRED from the coding sequence ATGGCTCATCTCGACATCACGGTCCCCATGCGCTGGAGCGACATCGACGGCTACGGGCACGTCAACAACTCCGCGATGCTCACGCTCCTCGAGGAGGCCCGCATCCGGGCCTTCTGGGGCGCGCCCGACGAGCAGATCGCGCTCGGCGCCGAGGTCCTGCCGAGCGCGCTGCCCACGTACGACTCGGGCTCGACCGTGCACACCGTGGTCGCGAGCAACCGCATCGAGTACGCGCGCGAGCTCGGCTTCCGCCGCGACGCCGTGATCGTGCGGCTGTGGCTGTCCCGGATCGGGGGTGCGAGCCTGACGATCGACTACCAGGTGCTCACACGCGACGATCCGGAGGGCACGTCGCCCTACGCGACCGCACGCACCGTGATCGTGCTGGTCGACGCCGCGACCGGCCGCCCCACCCGGATCGACGCGGACCTGCGGGCCTCGCTGCGCGACTACGAGGGGGAGCCCCTCCGCTTCCGGGAGGACTGA
- a CDS encoding acyl-CoA thioesterase, producing the protein MTTPDAPDPDLTSPDAREVAAGLVALLDLAEIDDHVYQGYSNPQPGGHVFGGQVMGQATVAMGRTVPEGRRIHSSFSYFLEAGAPDVPIRFTVDDLRDGGSFSVRRVLASQERPTGGERMIFAMTGSFQEEQEGLEHGESAPEAPDPEGLPTTAQVLAGIEHPVARYWATQRPIDIRHVTDPIYIRPDGSASATQMVWMRTIAPIDAPPLVHDAILAFASDYTPFEAIMRRQGLSWVTPGLRAATINHGIWWHRHVDANEWLLYVQHSPSASGGRGLTEGRLFDRGGGLVATVTQEGMIRVKQ; encoded by the coding sequence ATGACCACGCCCGACGCGCCCGATCCCGACCTGACCTCCCCGGACGCCCGCGAGGTCGCCGCGGGCCTGGTGGCCCTGCTCGACCTCGCGGAGATCGACGACCACGTCTATCAGGGCTACTCGAACCCGCAGCCGGGCGGGCACGTCTTCGGCGGCCAGGTGATGGGCCAGGCGACCGTCGCGATGGGCCGCACGGTCCCCGAGGGACGCCGCATCCACTCCTCGTTCTCGTACTTCCTCGAGGCGGGGGCGCCCGACGTGCCCATCCGCTTCACGGTCGACGACCTGCGCGACGGCGGCTCGTTCTCCGTGCGCCGCGTGCTCGCCTCCCAGGAGCGGCCGACGGGCGGCGAGCGCATGATCTTCGCGATGACCGGCTCGTTCCAGGAGGAGCAGGAGGGCCTCGAGCACGGCGAGAGCGCGCCCGAGGCGCCGGACCCGGAGGGGCTGCCGACGACCGCTCAGGTGCTCGCCGGGATCGAGCACCCCGTCGCGCGCTACTGGGCCACCCAGCGTCCCATCGACATCCGCCACGTCACCGACCCCATCTACATCCGCCCGGACGGCAGCGCGAGCGCGACCCAGATGGTGTGGATGCGCACGATCGCCCCCATCGACGCCCCTCCCCTCGTGCACGACGCGATCCTGGCCTTCGCGAGCGACTACACGCCGTTCGAGGCGATCATGCGGCGCCAGGGCCTGTCGTGGGTCACGCCGGGGCTGCGGGCCGCGACGATCAACCACGGCATCTGGTGGCATCGCCACGTCGACGCCAACGAATGGCTCCTGTACGTCCAGCACTCGCCGTCGGCGTCGGGCGGCCGCGGCCTCACCGAGGGCCGCCTCTTCGACCGCGGCGGCGGCCTCGTGGCGACCGTGACCCAGGAGGGCATGATCCGCGTCAAGCAGTAG